The following are encoded in a window of uncultured Ilyobacter sp. genomic DNA:
- a CDS encoding GyrI-like domain-containing protein → MEFEIIKFKEISCFGIENHITKENKRGSNIFNNMWETLMDSIDYKKIKYAFGVSKNFQLDIHEFDYMACVEEGTPVTKEFQSKKTIIPGGNYAKFKFKGIMSSEAIDRFYKGVFSFSMTSGNIIPDIDREIYSFELYDESYRGMYDPESIFYLLIPIK, encoded by the coding sequence ATGGAATTTGAAATTATAAAATTTAAAGAAATAAGTTGTTTTGGAATTGAAAACCATATAACAAAAGAAAACAAAAGGGGAAGTAATATTTTCAATAATATGTGGGAAACTCTTATGGATTCAATAGATTATAAAAAAATAAAATACGCTTTTGGAGTGTCTAAAAATTTTCAATTAGATATACACGAATTTGATTATATGGCCTGTGTAGAGGAAGGGACACCTGTAACAAAAGAATTTCAATCAAAAAAAACCATAATTCCCGGTGGAAACTATGCAAAATTCAAGTTTAAAGGTATTATGAGCTCTGAAGCAATTGATAGATTCTATAAGGGAGTTTTTTCCTTTTCAATGACTTCAGGAAATATCATTCCTGACATAGATAGGGAGATATACTCATTTGAATTGTATGATGAATCTTATAGGGGAATGTATGACCCAGAATCGATTTTTTATCTTCTCATTCCAATTAAATAA
- a CDS encoding VTT domain-containing protein has translation MFSLNDMLKILTDNSSIAIPISILINIIIALLGIFPSVFITGANIIFFGAVKGFFISLLGETIGAYITFTLYRAGFKEKISKLVDRNKLIYKIISSDGKRAGLFILQGRLIPFIPSGAVTLAASISNVNSKIFTVSTMIGKAPSIALEALVSYNIINVNDNWIRLFLTVILLMLVKFLMGEKNKG, from the coding sequence ATGTTTAGTTTAAATGACATGCTTAAGATTTTAACTGATAATAGTTCTATAGCAATTCCTATAAGCATTTTAATAAACATAATAATTGCATTGTTGGGAATATTTCCATCAGTTTTTATAACTGGAGCTAATATAATATTCTTTGGAGCTGTGAAAGGGTTTTTTATCTCACTTTTGGGAGAAACAATAGGAGCCTATATAACTTTTACTCTTTACAGAGCTGGTTTTAAGGAAAAAATATCAAAATTAGTAGATAGAAACAAACTAATTTATAAAATAATTAGCAGCGATGGGAAAAGAGCAGGTTTATTTATATTACAAGGAAGATTAATTCCGTTTATACCATCAGGGGCAGTGACATTGGCAGCTTCAATAAGTAATGTGAATAGTAAAATATTTACAGTTTCTACTATGATTGGGAAAGCCCCTTCGATAGCCTTAGAGGCACTTGTTAGTTACAATATAATTAATGTTAATGACAATTGGATAAGGCTTTTTTTGACGGTCATTCTTTTAATGCTTGTAAAATTTTTAATGGGAGAAAAAAATAAAGGTTAA
- a CDS encoding extracellular solute-binding protein — translation MKKLLIGLAILSSVVAHAAGVVNVYTTRHYDADDALYKEFSKKTGIEVNVVSDKGAVSITKIKEQGRAPLADVFMTSDAGNLAKAKEAGILQPVESSILESNIPSKYQDDDNQWFGLTKRARVFIYSNDRVKAKDLKGLTYESLVKDSRWDDKVLVRSSSNMYNQSLVASFVALNGQKKTSEWVGGLVDRMARNPKGNDRVQAVAVKDGEGDIAIANSYYYGKLVNETDASSKYYGVADKTSLYFPNQNKGESGVHMNISGAGVVKNARNKKEAIKLIEFLSMKKQQEAFSATNYEFPVNPEANMSPLLASWLDKQGIKTLKEQNINLSLLGKYNEEALNIMIGANWDTPKK, via the coding sequence ATGAAAAAGCTATTAATTGGATTGGCCATATTATCTTCAGTCGTTGCACATGCAGCTGGGGTTGTTAATGTTTACACAACAAGACATTACGATGCCGATGATGCTCTGTACAAGGAGTTTTCTAAAAAAACTGGTATTGAAGTTAATGTTGTAAGTGATAAGGGTGCTGTAAGTATTACTAAGATAAAAGAACAGGGAAGAGCTCCCTTAGCCGATGTATTTATGACATCAGATGCAGGTAACTTAGCTAAAGCAAAAGAAGCCGGTATCTTACAACCAGTAGAAAGTTCTATATTGGAATCGAATATTCCATCCAAATATCAAGATGATGATAATCAGTGGTTCGGTTTAACTAAGAGAGCTAGGGTATTTATTTACTCAAACGATAGAGTTAAAGCTAAAGATTTGAAAGGACTTACTTATGAATCTTTAGTTAAAGATTCTAGATGGGATGACAAGGTACTTGTTAGATCCTCGTCAAATATGTACAATCAGTCACTGGTAGCTTCATTTGTAGCACTAAATGGTCAAAAGAAAACTTCAGAGTGGGTAGGAGGCTTAGTTGACCGTATGGCTAGAAACCCGAAAGGAAACGATAGAGTCCAAGCCGTTGCTGTTAAAGATGGTGAAGGTGATATTGCTATTGCCAACTCTTACTACTATGGTAAGCTTGTAAATGAAACTGATGCCAGTTCAAAATACTACGGTGTAGCTGATAAGACAAGCCTTTACTTTCCTAACCAAAATAAAGGAGAGTCTGGAGTTCACATGAATATAAGCGGAGCAGGAGTTGTTAAAAATGCGAGAAATAAGAAGGAAGCTATAAAATTAATCGAGTTTCTTTCTATGAAAAAACAGCAAGAGGCATTCTCTGCTACCAATTATGAGTTTCCTGTTAATCCAGAGGCTAATATGAGCCCTCTTCTTGCTTCGTGGTTAGATAAACAAGGTATTAAGACACTTAAAGAACAAAATATCAACTTGAGTTTATTAGGTAAATATAATGAAGAAGCACTTAATATCATGATAGGTGCCAACTGGGACACTCCTAAAAAATAA
- a CDS encoding iron ABC transporter permease, which yields MKIFKIEDGLIKMLLLGLILAFILLPISDSIPLLFTPNSSYLDVLISKGIIWEYLFNTLELVFKVGIFSILLGFTSSYLITMYEFKFKNIFKVLLTLPLAFPVYVGAYTYSSIFYTNKWLSYIFTSKIFMEGSVFIYGIFLYPYIYLACRSYLRNNLVEYIEASKTLGKSSFETFIKIIFPLSWPAILGATLFVIFETLSDFAVVEFYGVATISKVITDSWMGLGQKDTAAKVSIILIFILGVMIFVEKLIRRKKRYEGISSKKIKPENPPALLAFAIYTFLGIIVSLGFVLPAYEMIRFSIAKNSYIEGLNLFDITSNTLFTLSIAILCIIAISTIFASIVNQLKNGKRFLSTIAVMGYSIPSLILALAVYIFTLSLDNHIYELFHIEWLVLMNTRTALVIALVIKFISVAFSNYSNTLDKINPNIFNASKTLGHNFLGTFVRINLPLLKKPTKFVFILLFIDLIKELTLTYTLRPFNFKTLSTEIYRYAGNEMIEVAAIPSLVIVGVCSLMIVYLELGGKNVKNRQN from the coding sequence ATGAAAATTTTTAAAATAGAGGATGGTCTAATAAAAATGTTGTTATTAGGCCTAATACTTGCTTTTATATTGCTCCCAATCTCTGATTCTATTCCTCTATTATTTACACCTAATAGCTCATATCTAGATGTATTGATAAGCAAGGGGATTATTTGGGAGTATTTATTTAACACATTAGAACTGGTATTTAAAGTTGGTATATTTTCTATACTGTTAGGTTTTACAAGTAGTTATTTGATAACTATGTATGAATTTAAATTTAAAAATATATTTAAGGTATTACTGACACTGCCGCTAGCATTCCCTGTGTACGTAGGAGCATATACCTACTCATCGATATTTTATACCAATAAATGGTTAAGTTATATCTTCACCAGTAAGATATTTATGGAGGGTTCTGTATTTATATATGGAATATTTTTATATCCATATATTTATCTTGCTTGTCGTTCATATCTTAGAAACAACTTGGTAGAGTATATAGAAGCCTCTAAAACTCTTGGAAAATCTAGCTTTGAAACTTTTATAAAAATTATTTTTCCACTTTCATGGCCTGCTATATTAGGAGCTACACTGTTTGTGATCTTTGAAACTCTATCTGACTTTGCAGTAGTAGAGTTTTACGGAGTAGCAACAATTTCTAAAGTTATTACAGATTCATGGATGGGACTAGGTCAAAAGGATACTGCTGCTAAGGTATCTATAATATTAATATTTATTCTTGGTGTTATGATATTTGTCGAAAAACTTATTAGAAGAAAAAAGAGATATGAAGGCATTTCCAGCAAAAAAATAAAACCTGAGAATCCACCGGCATTACTGGCTTTTGCAATCTATACATTCCTTGGAATTATTGTCTCTTTAGGATTTGTTCTCCCAGCATATGAAATGATAAGGTTCTCTATAGCTAAAAACTCATATATTGAAGGTCTAAATCTTTTTGATATTACATCTAATACATTATTTACTCTGTCTATAGCCATATTATGTATCATTGCAATATCAACAATCTTCGCAAGTATAGTAAATCAACTAAAAAATGGAAAGAGATTCTTGTCTACCATCGCAGTAATGGGGTACTCAATCCCATCTCTTATACTAGCTCTGGCAGTATATATTTTTACTTTGTCTTTAGATAATCATATATATGAGTTATTTCATATTGAGTGGCTTGTACTAATGAATACAAGGACAGCACTGGTTATAGCTCTTGTAATTAAATTTATATCGGTGGCTTTTTCAAACTACTCAAATACTCTAGATAAGATAAATCCTAATATATTTAATGCCTCAAAAACACTTGGTCATAATTTTTTAGGAACATTCGTAAGGATAAACCTTCCACTGCTTAAGAAGCCTACAAAATTTGTATTTATTCTGTTATTTATAGATCTGATAAAAGAACTGACACTGACATACACCTTGAGACCCTTTAATTTTAAAACTCTTTCTACTGAAATATATAGATATGCAGGAAATGAAATGATCGAAGTTGCAGCTATTCCATCTCTTGTTATCGTAGGAGTATGTAGTTTAATGATTGTTTACCTAGAATTAGGAGGAAAAAATGTTAAAAATAGGCAAAATTAA
- a CDS encoding ABC transporter ATP-binding protein, which translates to MLKIGKINFSYGNKKILKDFSMEVREGERVALKGSSGCGKSTLLRLIAGLEKPSSGNILFDNNNITNLSPYKREFGYVFQDFALFPHLNVKKNIFFGISQYKNSKKEDLLNKYSKMLHIDSLFNHYPHELSGGQKQRVALARTLVTSPKIILLDEVFSALDEGLKESVRLEILEVLEELKITTILVTHDSRDAEVLCNKIIEM; encoded by the coding sequence ATGTTAAAAATAGGCAAAATTAATTTTAGCTATGGAAATAAAAAAATTTTGAAAGACTTTTCTATGGAAGTACGAGAAGGTGAAAGAGTTGCTCTTAAAGGCTCGTCCGGATGTGGTAAGAGCACCCTTCTTAGATTGATTGCTGGTCTTGAAAAGCCTAGCAGTGGTAATATATTATTTGATAATAATAATATTACCAACCTTTCACCTTATAAAAGGGAATTTGGATATGTATTTCAGGACTTTGCATTATTTCCACACCTAAATGTTAAAAAGAACATATTTTTTGGAATTTCACAATATAAAAACAGTAAAAAAGAAGATTTGTTAAATAAATATTCTAAGATGCTACATATAGATTCTCTTTTTAATCATTATCCACATGAACTAAGTGGAGGTCAAAAGCAAAGAGTAGCTCTAGCCAGAACTCTTGTTACCAGTCCTAAGATTATACTTCTAGATGAAGTTTTTTCAGCACTTGATGAAGGCCTAAAAGAAAGTGTTAGATTAGAAATACTAGAAGTATTAGAAGAGTTAAAAATTACTACAATACTTGTAACTCATGACAGTAGGGATGCCGAAGTACTATGTAATAAAATAATAGAAATGTAA
- a CDS encoding IS256 family transposase — translation MARLPKELVRDFVREGNFKSIKDIEEALKDIFKDIIQEALEAEIEEELGYSKYDLANKSTTNSRNGKYKKTVKSSAGNIDLLVPRDREGAYQPKIVEKHQRDISKLEDNILSLYGKGMSTRDISSHVQDIYGFEVSAESVSRITDKLIPLIQEWQSRPLDPVYPFIFLDAVHYSVKEENRIVKKAAYVVLGVTLEGRKEILGIYIGENETSKFWLSVMTDLKNRGVKDILIASVDGLNGFDNAILSVFPQAQIQRCIVHQIRNTLKYVSYKDRKSFAHDLKSIYTAPSEEAGLTALNSVKDSWKVKYPYALRSWEVNWTQLSAFYEYTEEIKKVMYTTNVIENVHRQFRKVTKSKGVFPTDMSLLKQLYLVVIDLDKKWDRSFKRGWDQILGQLAIKYEDRLSEYLF, via the coding sequence ATGGCTAGATTACCGAAGGAACTTGTCAGAGATTTTGTTAGAGAAGGAAACTTTAAATCTATTAAGGATATCGAAGAAGCTTTAAAGGATATTTTTAAAGATATTATCCAGGAAGCTTTAGAAGCTGAAATTGAAGAAGAGCTTGGATATTCCAAGTATGATTTAGCCAATAAATCTACTACTAACTCTAGAAATGGTAAGTACAAGAAAACTGTTAAATCAAGCGCTGGAAACATTGATCTCCTCGTTCCCAGAGACAGAGAAGGTGCATATCAACCTAAGATTGTTGAAAAACATCAAAGGGACATCTCTAAATTGGAGGATAATATTCTATCGCTCTATGGAAAGGGAATGAGTACTAGGGATATCAGCTCTCATGTCCAGGATATCTATGGATTTGAAGTGTCTGCAGAGAGTGTTAGTAGAATAACTGATAAACTAATTCCTCTTATTCAGGAATGGCAGAGTAGACCTCTTGATCCTGTATATCCATTCATTTTCCTTGATGCAGTCCACTATTCAGTCAAAGAGGAGAATAGAATTGTTAAAAAGGCTGCCTACGTTGTCTTAGGAGTTACTTTAGAAGGAAGAAAAGAAATTTTAGGAATATATATAGGTGAGAATGAGACCTCAAAATTTTGGTTATCAGTAATGACTGATCTTAAAAATAGAGGTGTTAAAGATATCTTAATCGCTTCTGTAGATGGTCTGAACGGATTTGATAATGCTATTCTGAGTGTATTTCCACAGGCTCAGATTCAGAGGTGCATAGTTCACCAAATAAGGAATACGCTAAAATATGTAAGCTACAAAGACAGAAAATCTTTTGCGCATGACTTAAAATCTATTTATACTGCCCCAAGTGAAGAAGCAGGGCTAACTGCTCTTAATTCTGTCAAGGATTCCTGGAAAGTTAAATATCCATATGCCTTGAGAAGTTGGGAGGTGAATTGGACTCAATTGAGTGCATTCTATGAATATACAGAAGAAATTAAAAAGGTCATGTACACAACGAATGTGATAGAAAACGTCCACAGGCAATTCAGAAAAGTTACTAAATCCAAGGGGGTATTTCCTACAGATATGTCTCTCTTGAAGCAGTTATATCTTGTAGTAATTGATCTGGATAAAAAATGGGATAGGAGTTTTAAAAGAGGTTGGGATCAGATTCTTGGACAATTGGCAATTAAATATGAAGACAGACTCTCAGAATATTTATTCTAG
- a CDS encoding HAMP domain-containing sensor histidine kinase yields MSLTKIRINFFKRVFLYSILIVLITISVSTIFNVFFLDKFYIYRKEQMMLKVVEDLKKYSKFKNNEELKDYIYQVKELEGIEITIVKPEHMDLMGRPLMIVGSNPPDKKFKFTKLEGIGALILSYHERLPGGNRIIVSTSLSVMEAHKHEINLFNILTAFVALAFSLIAGAFFSNRITADIRLLSKNAEEISKLKFPKIIKIDRNDEIGDLSRSLEKMSDELAASINSLRSFVSNASHELKTPISVLCTHAQALVVGQVKNESEKKRYYEIMLKRGLEMKEITQNLLTISKLDTPDYQIRKEKINLKSLVEESLEKYDFLEFEKDIDIVVNIETNEISGDPKLLKLATDNIIHNALKYSPNSGFVKIYEETGFLCIENQSEEVHPENIEKFFQPFYRGKNAEDSEIEGTGLGLSIVKKSLDLNGIPFQIICENGRFIFKIVCKTIIDSSK; encoded by the coding sequence ATGTCTTTAACGAAAATTAGAATTAATTTTTTTAAGAGAGTTTTCCTTTATTCTATTCTGATAGTCCTCATTACGATATCTGTCAGCACTATTTTCAATGTATTTTTTTTAGATAAATTTTATATATATAGAAAAGAGCAGATGATGCTTAAAGTTGTAGAAGATTTAAAAAAATACTCAAAATTTAAAAATAATGAAGAATTAAAAGATTATATATATCAAGTGAAGGAGCTTGAAGGAATAGAGATAACTATAGTTAAACCAGAACACATGGATCTGATGGGAAGACCACTTATGATTGTAGGTTCAAATCCTCCAGATAAAAAATTTAAATTTACAAAACTCGAAGGTATTGGGGCCTTGATACTTTCCTACCATGAAAGGCTTCCAGGTGGAAACAGGATTATTGTAAGTACTTCACTCTCTGTAATGGAGGCTCACAAACATGAGATAAACCTTTTTAATATCCTGACTGCCTTTGTAGCTCTAGCTTTTTCATTAATTGCAGGAGCTTTTTTTTCAAATAGGATAACTGCAGATATTAGGCTTTTGAGTAAAAATGCTGAAGAAATATCAAAATTGAAATTCCCTAAGATTATAAAAATAGATAGAAATGACGAAATAGGAGATTTAAGCAGAAGTCTAGAAAAGATGTCCGATGAGCTTGCAGCTTCAATTAACAGTCTTAGATCCTTCGTATCTAATGCCTCTCATGAGCTTAAAACTCCAATATCAGTCTTATGCACCCATGCACAAGCACTTGTGGTGGGACAGGTAAAAAATGAATCTGAAAAAAAAAGATATTATGAAATAATGCTGAAAAGAGGACTGGAAATGAAGGAGATAACACAGAATCTTCTTACTATTTCTAAGTTGGATACACCTGACTATCAGATAAGAAAAGAAAAAATTAATCTAAAATCTCTTGTAGAAGAGTCTTTGGAAAAATATGATTTTTTGGAATTTGAGAAAGATATAGATATTGTTGTGAATATAGAAACCAATGAAATTAGTGGAGATCCTAAACTTTTGAAACTGGCAACAGACAATATAATTCATAATGCTCTGAAATATTCTCCTAATAGTGGATTTGTAAAAATATATGAAGAAACAGGATTTCTTTGTATAGAAAATCAGTCAGAAGAAGTTCATCCAGAAAATATTGAAAAATTTTTCCAGCCATTTTACCGTGGTAAAAATGCTGAAGATTCTGAAATAGAAGGAACAGGATTGGGGCTTTCCATAGTCAAAAAATCTTTGGATCTTAACGGTATCCCATTCCAAATTATTTGTGAAAACGGAAGATTTATATTTAAGATAGTTTGCAAAACCATCATTGATTCTTCCAAATAA
- a CDS encoding response regulator transcription factor, with the protein MNKEILIIEDEKELASIIRKSLEDDGFSVKIVHDGDKAMEVFYDNKPDLVLLDINLPKKNGWEICKEIRAISNIPIIMMTARDSELDEIQGLELGADDYVTKPFSLKLISVKVKKLLKLEGDTFFKIKDLTFDFKSYLLTIDGKTIDLSRREAHALEYFLKHKGTILSREILLNEVWGFDFFGDERAVDTLIKRLRKKLGKYSDYIKSIRGVGYVFNEN; encoded by the coding sequence ATGAATAAAGAGATACTCATAATAGAGGACGAAAAAGAACTTGCTTCAATAATAAGAAAGTCACTGGAAGATGATGGGTTTAGTGTAAAAATTGTACATGATGGTGATAAGGCTATGGAGGTATTTTATGACAATAAACCTGACCTTGTCCTTTTAGACATAAATCTCCCTAAAAAGAATGGGTGGGAGATATGCAAGGAAATAAGAGCTATTTCTAACATCCCTATTATAATGATGACGGCTAGAGATAGTGAACTTGATGAGATACAAGGTTTGGAACTTGGCGCTGATGATTATGTTACTAAACCTTTCAGCTTAAAACTTATTTCAGTCAAAGTGAAAAAGCTTCTTAAATTAGAAGGTGACACTTTTTTCAAAATAAAAGACCTTACCTTTGACTTTAAAAGCTATCTTCTTACGATCGATGGAAAAACTATAGATCTTTCAAGGCGTGAGGCTCATGCTTTGGAGTATTTCTTAAAGCATAAGGGGACTATACTTTCAAGGGAAATTCTTTTAAATGAAGTATGGGGTTTCGATTTTTTCGGAGATGAAAGAGCTGTGGATACACTTATAAAACGCCTGAGAAAAAAATTAGGGAAATATAGTGATTATATAAAATCAATCAGAGGTGTGGGCTATGTCTTTAACGAAAATTAG
- a CDS encoding multicopper oxidase domain-containing protein, with translation MKKIGAILLYILIFTFSFSKLVEYEIDIAYTEVNFTGTPVEAMTLNGGIPGPTLEFTEGDVLRVTFNNYMDVETSIHWHGLLVPNDQDGVPYLNTPPILPGTSFTYEIPLIQSGTYWYHSHTGLQEQRGVYGSIVIHPKDKKEAMTEYVVVLSDWTDESPEKILINLKKDGDYYALKKGRVQSWQKVIKNREVKERLMGSLMRMGPMDLSDVGYDAFFINGQKNISLQNISEGTPVKLRVINAAASTYFNLSYSKGDMKIVAADGLDVVPVNKSKLLIGVAETYDLVVEAGGSFTASAQDGTGYALLHIGKMNMMPMEVMKMEESDMQSMNSMNSMEATHYDFLRSKKSTEYNAGLNERVIQLNLTGDMDRYVWTFNNKALTESDKILVRKGEKVKFILKNETMMHHPLHLHGHFFRVINKQGANSPLKHTVDIPPMQTVEIEFLAQEEKDWFFHCHNLYHMKTGMSRIVSYDSKKLSKDLSSKLSWDRRWFYKGHISGSTNYSDIHLTAFNSKNTLSLMGEASYGGEHDMDIQYGRYINKNISLITGFNFEEGEDGEIDNRGFVGVEYLLPLLIESEVKIYDDGDLEAEFSSELQLTDKFEFNWELDTDGEHLLELEYRYKKWLSFIANVHSEYDEGVGIRINF, from the coding sequence ATGAAAAAAATTGGAGCGATACTTTTATATATTTTAATTTTTACTTTCAGTTTTTCTAAATTAGTGGAATATGAAATTGATATAGCCTATACTGAAGTTAATTTTACTGGTACTCCTGTAGAGGCTATGACATTAAATGGAGGCATTCCGGGACCTACTCTTGAATTTACAGAGGGAGACGTTCTCAGGGTAACATTTAACAATTATATGGATGTGGAGACCTCTATACACTGGCACGGTCTGCTGGTACCAAATGATCAGGATGGAGTTCCTTACCTAAATACCCCTCCTATACTTCCAGGAACTTCATTTACCTATGAAATACCATTGATACAATCGGGAACCTATTGGTATCATTCTCATACGGGACTACAGGAACAGCGCGGTGTATACGGGAGTATCGTAATCCATCCAAAAGATAAAAAAGAAGCCATGACAGAATATGTTGTGGTTCTTTCAGACTGGACTGATGAATCACCTGAGAAAATTCTTATAAACTTAAAAAAAGACGGAGACTATTATGCTCTAAAGAAGGGAAGAGTTCAGTCCTGGCAAAAGGTAATAAAAAATAGAGAGGTAAAAGAACGGCTAATGGGTTCTCTAATGAGAATGGGTCCCATGGACCTTTCAGACGTGGGATATGATGCCTTTTTCATAAACGGTCAGAAAAATATATCTTTACAGAATATATCCGAAGGAACACCTGTAAAATTGAGAGTCATAAATGCTGCAGCATCTACTTACTTTAATCTTTCCTATTCCAAGGGGGATATGAAAATAGTGGCTGCAGACGGTCTTGATGTAGTACCAGTTAATAAGTCCAAGTTGCTTATAGGGGTTGCTGAAACCTATGATCTAGTTGTGGAAGCAGGAGGATCATTTACAGCTTCTGCCCAGGACGGAACAGGATATGCCTTGCTTCATATAGGGAAAATGAATATGATGCCCATGGAAGTCATGAAAATGGAAGAATCCGATATGCAATCTATGAACTCTATGAACTCTATGGAGGCTACTCATTATGACTTCCTGAGATCAAAAAAATCTACAGAATATAACGCTGGTCTTAATGAAAGAGTTATACAGTTAAATCTTACAGGTGATATGGATAGATATGTCTGGACATTTAATAATAAAGCACTCACAGAAAGTGATAAAATCTTGGTAAGAAAAGGGGAAAAGGTTAAATTTATCCTTAAAAATGAAACGATGATGCATCATCCCCTTCATCTCCACGGACATTTTTTCAGGGTTATAAACAAGCAAGGTGCAAACTCTCCACTCAAGCATACAGTGGATATTCCTCCTATGCAGACTGTAGAGATAGAGTTTTTGGCCCAGGAGGAAAAGGATTGGTTTTTTCATTGCCATAATTTATATCATATGAAAACAGGTATGTCCAGGATAGTGAGCTATGACAGTAAGAAGCTTTCCAAGGATTTATCCAGCAAGCTTTCCTGGGACAGAAGATGGTTTTATAAAGGTCATATCTCCGGTTCTACAAACTATTCAGACATCCATCTCACAGCGTTTAATTCAAAAAATACTCTTTCTCTAATGGGAGAGGCATCCTATGGGGGAGAGCATGACATGGACATACAATACGGAAGGTATATTAATAAAAACATTTCTTTAATTACAGGTTTTAATTTTGAGGAAGGTGAAGACGGAGAAATAGATAACAGGGGATTTGTTGGTGTGGAATATCTTCTTCCTCTACTTATAGAGTCTGAAGTGAAAATTTATGATGACGGAGATCTGGAAGCTGAATTTTCTAGTGAACTGCAACTCACAGACAAGTTTGAATTCAATTGGGAATTGGATACTGATGGAGAACATCTATTGGAGTTGGAATACCGGTATAAGAAATGGCTTTCTTTTATAGCAAATGTGCACTCTGAATATGATGAAGGAGTAGGAATAAGAATAAATTTTTAA
- a CDS encoding cation transporter: MKKIAIEGMMCGHCVETIEKKLKSIEGVEDIKVSLDEKAAFISGGIEDDLIKSAIEEEGYKVLSIEVIESHSKEEKEKKGFFSRLIRKIEKSNIEEFGEGKLHCCDPDKKEEDKKKH; encoded by the coding sequence ATGAAAAAGATAGCAATTGAAGGTATGATGTGTGGTCATTGTGTAGAAACTATTGAGAAAAAACTAAAATCTATAGAGGGGGTGGAAGATATCAAAGTTTCTCTTGATGAAAAGGCAGCCTTTATTTCCGGTGGAATTGAGGATGATCTGATTAAGTCAGCAATTGAAGAGGAAGGATATAAGGTTCTTTCCATAGAGGTTATAGAAAGTCATTCTAAAGAGGAAAAAGAAAAGAAAGGATTTTTTAGCAGACTTATAAGAAAAATAGAAAAATCCAATATAGAAGAATTTGGGGAAGGTAAGTTGCACTGTTGTGATCCCGATAAAAAAGAAGAAGATAAGAAAAAACACTAA
- a CDS encoding cupredoxin domain-containing protein produces the protein MKKILLIILMTIIFISCSEKSDSRKINPADHEVIGEVSDGVRMIDVETYQFGFEPNYIVVNAGEKVKLNFTTRDVVHGFMVEEMNIDVSINPGEISTIEFTPEKSGIYKFRCSVPCGSGHRAMIGYLIVK, from the coding sequence ATGAAGAAGATATTATTGATTATTTTAATGACAATTATTTTTATCAGTTGTTCAGAGAAAAGTGATAGTAGAAAAATCAATCCAGCTGACCATGAGGTAATCGGAGAAGTTTCCGATGGAGTAAGGATGATAGACGTAGAGACGTATCAGTTTGGTTTTGAACCGAATTATATAGTTGTAAATGCAGGGGAAAAGGTTAAGTTGAATTTTACAACCCGGGATGTGGTACATGGGTTTATGGTTGAAGAGATGAATATTGATGTGAGTATAAATCCCGGAGAAATAAGCACTATAGAATTTACTCCAGAAAAAAGTGGCATTTATAAATTCAGGTGTTCAGTTCCTTGCGGAAGTGGGCATAGAGCAATGATTGGATATTTGATTGTGAAGTAA